One segment of Triticum aestivum cultivar Chinese Spring chromosome 2A, IWGSC CS RefSeq v2.1, whole genome shotgun sequence DNA contains the following:
- the LOC123189439 gene encoding transcription factor MYB16 has product MGRSPCCEKEGLKKGPWTPEEDQKLLSYIEQQGHGCWRSLPAKAGLQRCGKSCRLRWTNYLRPDIKRGKFSLQEEQTIIQLHALLGNRWSAIATHLPKRTDNEIKNYWNTHLKKRLAKMGIDPVTHKPRSDVPGGAGGGGAEGAAGAQHAKAAVHLSHTAQWESARLEAEARLAREAKLRALAASASSSAQYLSAAHAAAPGLDSPTSTLSFADSAALASVLEAHSAAAAARAAMQPMQAYEEACKDQNWGDADAADAGFAEAAGFTGLLLDGSLSQNPRPVARDDAAEAGETEEEKNYWNSILNLVNSSASAVVPADEAYSPAPEF; this is encoded by the exons ATGGGGCGATCGCCGTGCTGCGAGAAGGAGGGGCTGAAGAAGGGGCCGTGGACGCCGGAGGAGGACCAGAAGCTGCTCTCCTACATTGAGCAGCAGGGCCACGGCTGCTGGCGCTCGCTGCCGGCCAAGGCCG GGCTGCAGCGGTGCGGCAAGAGCTGCCGGCTCCGGTGGACCAACTACCTCCGGCCGGACATCAAGAGGGGCAAGTTCAGCCTGCAGGAGGAGCAGACCATCATCCAGCTCCATGCGCTTCTCGGCAACAG GTGGTCGGCGATCGCGACGCACCTGCCCAAGCGCACCGACAACGAGATCAAGAACTACTGGAACACGCACCTCAAGAAGCGGCTGGCCAAGATGGGCATCGACCCGGTCACGCACAAGCCGCGCTCCGACGTGCCCGGCGGCGCGGGGGGCGGCGGGGCCGAGGGCGCGGCCGGCGCGCAGCACGCCAAGGCCGCGGTGCACCTCAGCCACACGGCGCAGTGGGAGAGCGCGCGGCTCGAGGCCGAGGCGCGCCTGGCGCGCGAGGCCAAGCTGCGCGCgctcgccgcctccgcctcctcctccgcgcaGTACCTGTCGGCGGCCCACGCCGCCGCGCCGGGGCTCGACTCGCCGACGTCCACGCTCAGCTTCGCCGACAGCGCCGCGCTCGCGTCGGTGCTGGAGGCGCACAGCGCCgcggccgccgcgcgcgccgccatGCAGCCCATGCAGGCGTACGAGGAGGCGTGCAAGGACCAGAACTGGGGcgacgccgacgccgccgacgCGGGCTTCGCCGAGGCGGCAGGGTTCACCGGTCTGCTTCTTGACGGCTCGTTGAGCCAGAACCCGAGGCCGGTGGCGAGGGACGACGCGGCCGAGGCGGGCGAGACGGAGGAGGAGAAGAACTACTGGAACAGTATACTGAACCTGGTCAACTCGTCTGCGTCAGCGGTGGTGCCCGCCGACGAGGCGTACTCGCCGGCGCCAGAGTTCTGA
- the LOC123189440 gene encoding 30S ribosomal protein 3, chloroplastic, translating into MLPMSVHPATTPALASRPRVSLPRPSTSPSSSSSSGLVPLKSRRLPLRSLRILAAAAAAGAVEAGEPYVGLGDEEPLGGEGDAEAVAESEEYKVEVPEKQDPMLVLKFIWMEKNIGIALDQMVPGVGSIPLSPYYFWPRKDAWEELRAKLEEKEWISQKQMIILLNQATDIINLWQQGGGSLST; encoded by the exons ATGCTCCCGATGTCCGTCCACCCCGCTACTACGCCGGCCCTCGCGTCGCGCCCCCGCGTCTCCCTGCCCAGACCTTCCacatccccgtcctcctcctcctcttccggccTTGTTCCCCTCAAGAGCAGGAGGCTGCCCCTTCGCTCGCTCCgcatcctcgccgccgccgccgctgccggcgccgtcgaAGCGGGGGAGCCATACGTCGGTTTGGGGGACGAGGAGCCACTTGGCGGAGAAGGAGATGCGGAAGCCGTGGCGGAAAGCGAGGAG TACAAGGTGGAGGTGCCTGAAAAGCAGGACCCGATGCTGGTGCTCAAGTTCATATGGATGGAGAAGAACATCGGCATAGCGCTTGACCAGATGGTTCCGGGTGTTGGCAGCATCCCCTTAAGCCCGTACTACTTCTGGCCGCGGAAAGATGCATGGGAGGAACTGAGAGCGAAGCTGGAGGAGAAAGAGTGGATCTCGCAGAAGCAGATGATCATCCTTCTCAACCAGGCCACCGACATCATCAACCTCTGGCAGCAAGGCGGCGGCAGCTTGTCGACATGA